Proteins co-encoded in one Malus sylvestris chromosome 9, drMalSylv7.2, whole genome shotgun sequence genomic window:
- the LOC126583905 gene encoding E3 ubiquitin-protein ligase ATL41-like yields MSSLSTIPMRLLKDDETDRPWFHHRSSYDFNSKIMLTAIISLSVVVLLVIVLHTYARCVLRRQALRRAAWHHNLGSTVAHAHSVESEPPKNGLEPSVIAALPIFVFTRAGGRDGRDDNAIECAVCLSMLEDEEMARLLPNCKHSFHAECIDKWLSSHTTCPICRTEAEPRLPLEPREGPAAGTPTAPPLEHVNSVLSSSCMEGTSEGAQSSSAGTKVNASVSRLSSFRRILSMDRSSRRVQSCGQEDGMEDLERQ; encoded by the coding sequence ATGTCTTCCTTGTCTACAATTCCGATGCGCCTCCTCAAGGATGACGAGACCGATCGGCCATGGTTCCATCACAGAAGCTCATACGACTTCAACAGCAAGATTATGCTAACAGCCATCATTTCATTATCCGTCGTTGTTTTGCTAGTAATCGTGCTTCATACCTACGCAAGGTGCGTCCTCCGACGCCAGGCCCTTCGCCGAGCGGCCTGGCATCATAATTTGGGGTCAACCGTGGCTCATGCCCACTCCGTTGAGTCTGAGCCACCCAAGAACGGACTCGAGCCCTCCGTCATCGCCGCCTTGCCCATATTCGTATTCACACGTGCGGGCGGTCGAGATGGCCGGGATGACAACGCAATAGAATGCGCTGTGTGTTTGAGTATGTTAGAGGATGAAGAAATGGCACGGTTGCTTCCAAATTGCAAGCATAGTTTCCATGCAGAGTGCATCGACAAGTGGCTGAGTTCCCACACTACCTGCCCCATTTGCCGGACAGAGGCGGAGCCACGTCTGCCGCTCGAGCCACGAGAGGGTCCCGCGGCCGGGACGCCCACGGCTCCCCCATTGGAGCATGTGAATTCTGTGTTGTCATCATCATGTATGGAAGGGACATCAGAAGGGGCTCAATCCAGCTCAGCTGGTACTAAAGTAAATGCTTCAGTTTCGAGGTTGAGTTCTTTCAGAAGAATCCTTAGCATGGACAGATCTTCGAGACGGGTTCAATCTTGTGGTCAAGAAGATGGTATGGAAGACTTAGAGAGGCAGTGA